The Mytilus edulis chromosome 5, xbMytEdul2.2, whole genome shotgun sequence genomic interval aaatgtcacagaaacgagctatcatacatatccaagtttacgatatggactgagctacaggaaaaaacgttaccattaccgcctatgtaaaaacaattaaagatattgagccataTATCCAAAAGACTAGGACCTAGGACGTGAATTATTAATTACTACCACACATTTAAGACagttttcttcttcaattttttcattatatatttacttTGATTAAAAGGATTACACGTAGATATAGagttaaattacttttttttaaatatttaggaCTATATCAGGAACTGCAGATTATTCTTGAAATACTACCAATTGACGATGAATTACAGAAAGCTCTTCAGTCTGTTTTCGTTGAATTGGACAAACTGAGCGATACCGATTCAGAGGAACTGCGGTCAAGTATTGTTTCATTTGTTTCATTGCTGCCCAGTTTGAagaaaaatgatttaaatgttgCTGTAGGTGTGCAATTATTTCAAAATGCGTCGTCCATTTTCCAACAGTTGTCCACTGTTCATCCGCTTTTTTCCGTcttgtattttgttattgttgCTGGCATGGCATTATTCAACAGGCAGACGAATGGTCCAAATCTAGAAACAACACTGAGGGAGATGCTTAAAGAACAATCAGATAACGAAATGCTGAACGAATGCGAAGGAATAAAATGCACATTGACAAAATATGCCAAATTAGTATGTGCTATGGGCGACAAAAAACTTGAAACCCACGAAGTAAGTGCTGTATGCGCAATGGTTCCCATCGGTGACGGATTTGCAACAATGGGAAAATTGGCAAAGCGTATCAAGGAGCTGAGAGACGAGgaatatgaaaaatattgtaGCTGCAGAACATCAGAATTTGAAAAGATTGTTCGTTATATTCACGTTTACTGTTGTCTCGACACGATGAAGAGAGGAATATTGTGGCATATCTATGCAttactgaaattttcaaataattcacCAAGTCTTATTAAAGGAGTGAAAGCTGTTATTGAAGAGCAGCAAGAAGAAAACAAGGAATTGTTAAAATTTTTGGTACGGCCATCGAGAGAAACTGCTATTATCCATTATTCTGGAAACTTGTTCGAACACAAGATAATACGACAATTCTTAGAAGAGCATAAAATGAAAATGGATGATTTGAATTTTTTGTGCGAAGGCGTATATCATATAAAACCAGTCATGTATAAAAACTCAAAGATGTATATGGCAAAAAATAAACTCCCAGGACTCAAGTTTGTTAGATGGACATATACCAAATCTGTCGCTCAGAAGAAAACCCGTTTTACATTCAAACGTGCAAGTATTGTCGgaaattattttcatattaattcCCATAGACACACTGAGTATCATGTTAGGGCGCTGAGCAATGGAATGTGGGTGGAGGGATTAAGTGGTGATCCTAGTGCGGGGAATGGCACGTGGAAAATTATTCCGATAGATAATGAGCATGATGAGGAAAAGTCAAAATGTTATTTGATTGCTCCTCAGGGATTCACCAACATGTTCTTGTTTGCTGGTTTCACAGGCAGAATATGTGTTCAAAAGTTCGTCAAAAGTGAATATGAACAAGTTTTATGGGAAATTGAACAAACTGTAGAGGACGAAAATTCAGACATTACaacatttaaagataaaaatgataACAATAAACAGGCCGACGATCAAGAGAAAGATGACAAACAAATCGACGATCAAGAAAATGATAACAAACATGCCGACGATGAAGAAAAGGGTAACAATAAACAGGCCGGCGATCAAGAAAAAGATGACAAACAAACCGACGATCAAGAAAAGGATAACACACATGACGACGATGAAGAAAATGGTAACAATAAACAGGCCGGCGATCAAGAAAAAGATGACAAACAAACCGACGATCAAGAAAATGATAACACACATGCCGACGATGAAGAAAATGGTAACAATAAACAGGCCGGCGATCAAGAAAAAGATGACAAACAAACCGACAATCAAGAAAATGATAACACACATGCCGATGATGAAGAAAGTCGTAACAATAAACAGGCCGGCGATCAAGAAAAAGATGACAAACAAACCGACGATCAAGAAAATAACAACACACATGCCGACGATGAAGAAAATGGTAACAATAAACAGGCCGGCGATCAAGAAAAAGATGACAAACAGGCCCACGATCATGAAAATGGTGACAAACAATTCGACGATCAAGAAAACAAAGACAGTAAACAGGCTGTCGACGATGAAAGTAATGACAATAGACAAGTCGACGTCCATGTTAAGGATGGCAAACAAGTCGACGATGACAATAAACAGGTCGACAATCATGAAAAGGATGACAAACAAGCCGATGATCaagaaaataaagataataaacaGGCTGGCGACGATGAAAGTAATGGCAATAAACAGGTCGACGATCGCGATTATCAAAATGTTCACAATAAACAGGCCGGCGAAAATGACCATGACCTGAATGAAGGTGATAACATTTATGGCAATAAACATGTCGACGTCTATGGAAATGATGACAAACAAGCCAACGATATGAAAAAGAATGATAATAAACAGACCGACGACCACAAGAGTGATGCCAATAAACGTGCCGGCGATAATGACAAGGAACTGGAAGACAATGATAAATAAGGTGACTATCTTGAGGGTGACAAGCTTGGGTACactttatcaaaattgaaatgcatttgtcaattgattaaatatgcaaacatcctgttcattgaaaaaaaattaaataaactcaGATAAATTACATCAAGAATTGGTAGAAAATATGCGCAACTAACTGGCTGGGCTACCTTCAATATGTACACACTAACCCGTATCCTACTGAATGATACCCTACTAAGCTGATAATAAAGACAAGGCACATTcctttatttattgatattgtgaAAATTCGAGCGTTGACGACTCTTCCACAAATGTTTCACGTGTTCATTTAAGTAACGCCATGCAACACCTGTTTTTTTTAGACGTATCTATGGTAACAGATCCCGGCCGGAATCATAAGTGACTTAGTCCAAGACTATTTAAATATGTGACTCGCGACTTAAGTCAACCTCTAGCTCTGTTGCTCAATAAGTCATTACAATTAAATGTGCACAAGTAGTTTATCCATGTGACTGGTAAAAAGAACATGAAACACCAAGAGTTGTTCTCAAGAAATTGCATTCAATCATAGACCAAACATTGATCTAAACGACTGGACCATGATCCTTCTATGAAAATATGCATCACCGAGAAAATGTATCACCACATACAAACTACTAAGTATTCCTTTCCGAGATACAGAAAATGCCTGAACAAGGAAACTTGGTACTGCAAGGCAATATGGTtgcaattttaatatttaaggaGTAGAAATTCCAACCTTCATTGCAATGATCTTTTTTTAAGATACCAGCGTTGTCATGGGCAAACATTAACATCggtctaatgtaaaaaaaaaaaaaagtcttccaAATATAGATCGCCCTCTCGGAGCTTTGGTGACATTTTTTCACATCTTCATAATCCGCTACAGTTATATATACATTAGCAATTTTCTTTTTACACTGCCTGTTGATTTTCCAAAATgtttgagagattatgcacttgacaaTAGATGCATAAATACATTTTCTCCAATATATATACAGACTTGTGATGTAGCTCTTTTTCGTTCAGTAAGAATGAAACCTTTGCATGATGAATAGAGGAAATTTCTTCTGTTCAGTTTTCAAATACAGGAAATGATGCAATCAACATCAGCAATGTTCTTCATCACGAGGAGGTAAAATCTAAAGCTCCACTTGaaaatcagtctgttcctattACAATCTACAATTACACCACAATTATTAATGCACTTAAAGTATTTAACTATAAATAAGCATTACAGGACCTTGAACAATCCCTAAAAAAACCTCTGACATGTTCCCAATTGCCTTACATCTACTACTAAATCTAATTCAACATGAACATCTTAAAAGGTTATATCTCATGGTCATAAGTTCAGAGAAACTAAACCGAACACATCATTGTAACCTTAACTTCATAAATAATTATGGATTCTATTGAGGACTACACCAGTGCATGGGTTAAACGAGAAAAAGCTGAACTGGAGACACTGTCAGAATGGATAAAAACAATCTGGTCTATGATAAAAGATCGAACttttaagttgaaaaactgtgcgaataatcaaccaaatataaaaaagaagatgtgatatattgccaatgagacaacctccattagagaccaaatgacacagaaactaacaactataggccaccgtacggccttcaacaacttTTCTACCTTCAAAGTCCGTTTATAAAGACAAAGAACCtgtggaatatatatatatatcttcccgattaatatgttgttactgcgGACGTTGTTCCAAAAAATGTCAGAAGACGTGTCGACAAGatttccgtatcaacttcacaaataatacatgatggtcttgacgTAAATATTGTAGGTACTGTTGTTGTTTATCATCCTAATTACGTCttttgtgttcttttatttgtctttgtaaattgttAACTTTTTCTGCTTAGTCTATTTTTGGTAATCTCCGTTTGGCGTAGCTATGTACTTATGCATTCAGTCAGTTGTTGtgctgtggtcatttttatattcCTGTCTTTCATTTCTGCTGATGTGCTTTGACTTAACgccattttggtttttttttcattgttgtatactatatttgtttgttttaaattgattCAGATTATAACACAAAGTTAACTGCTGTCtatgtccccgagggtatcgccagcccagcagtcaccacttcggtgttgacatgaatatcaattatatggtcatttgcataaatttcctgttgaccaaactttacatttttcgaaaaaactaaggattttcttatcccaggaatagattaccttacccgtatttggcacaactttttggaattttgggtcctcaatgctcttcaactttgtacttgtttggcttaactatataactattttgatctaagcgccactaatgggtcttatgtagacgaaacacgtgtctggcatattaaattataatcctggtacctttgatagctaatTACTCATTTCGTCAGTTTGGTTTggtcacacattgttgtcaataatgttatacgactgtcataaaagtgggaggtttagctagctataaaacaaagtttgattcaccattttctacataagaaatggcctgtacaaagtcaggaaaatgacttttgttttttattcgtttgatgtgttcgagattttgatatttgataagggactttaaGAAGTCGTCTGAAGATTTCGACGCTGTTGAAATATTAGAAGATTTTAccttgctgatcattttagct includes:
- the LOC139523077 gene encoding uncharacterized protein, giving the protein MASNSVLAGEESNSKKSSTQAGLYQELQIILEILPIDDELQKALQSVFVELDKLSDTDSEELRSSIVSFVSLLPSLKKNDLNVAVGVQLFQNASSIFQQLSTVHPLFSVLYFVIVAGMALFNRQTNGPNLETTLREMLKEQSDNEMLNECEGIKCTLTKYAKLVCAMGDKKLETHEVSAVCAMVPIGDGFATMGKLAKRIKELRDEEYEKYCSCRTSEFEKIVRYIHVYCCLDTMKRGILWHIYALLKFSNNSPSLIKGVKAVIEEQQEENKELLKFLVRPSRETAIIHYSGNLFEHKIIRQFLEEHKMKMDDLNFLCEGVYHIKPVMYKNSKMYMAKNKLPGLKFVRWTYTKSVAQKKTRFTFKRASIVGNYFHINSHRHTEYHVRALSNGMWVEGLSGDPSAGNGTWKIIPIDNEHDEEKSKCYLIAPQGFTNMFLFAGFTGRICVQKFVKSEYEQVLWEIEQTVEDENSDITTFKDKNDNNKQADDQEKDDKQIDDQENDNKHADDEEKGNNKQAGDQEKDDKQTDDQEKDNTHDDDEENGNNKQAGDQEKDDKQTDDQENDNTHADDEENGNNKQAGDQEKDDKQTDNQENDNTHADDEESRNNKQAGDQEKDDKQTDDQENNNTHADDEENGNNKQAGDQEKDDKQAHDHENGDKQFDDQENKDSKQAVDDESNDNRQVDVHVKDGKQVDDDNKQVDNHEKDDKQADDQENKDNKQAGDDESNGNKQVDDRDYQNVHNKQAGENDHDLNEGDNIYGNKHVDVYGNDDKQANDMKKNDNKQTDDHKSDANKRAGDNDKELEDNDK